A window of the Nibribacter ruber genome harbors these coding sequences:
- a CDS encoding amidophosphoribosyltransferase, producing the protein MSDAIKHECGIALIRLRKPLAYYTQKYGTPMYGIHKMYLLMEKQHNRGQDGAGLASIKIDTQPGTEYIARYRSVKTKAIDAIFGKISEKYAKLLRKNPEAAKNIDWLRDNLPFLGDVYLGHLRYGTHGENSVDNCHPMLRENNWRNRSLAVAGNFNMTNVDELFGVLTDLGQHPKQKIDTVTVLEKIGHFLDEENQRLFDYYRPDHNNQEITALIEENLDLQRVLRRACKDFDGGYAMAGMTGYGAAFVVRDPAGIRPAYYYADDEIVVVASEKPAIKTAFGVDYSQIKEITPGHALIIDKSGIPSEREVLPALEKKSCSFERIYFSRGNDPEIYQERKSLGKLLCPQILEAINHDLENTVFSYIPNTAETSYYGMMDGIEDYLRSYRKKAIAEAGNDPEKLDNILSFKPRVEKLVIKDAKLRTFITDNDHRDDLVAHVYDTTYEVVKKGVDTVVVIDDSIVRGTTLEKSIIKMLDRLGPKKIIIVSCAPQIRYPDCYGIDMSKMKEFVAFRALMGLLKDNNQESLAEDVYEQCRQAVDTDAFKQQNFVQALYEAFTYEQVSAKVAEIVTAKGIQAEVQVIFQTVDSLHEACPNHLGDWYFTGNYPTPGGTKVVNRAFMNYMEKNDGRAY; encoded by the coding sequence ATGAGTGACGCAATAAAACACGAGTGCGGCATTGCTTTGATTCGTCTTCGCAAGCCCCTGGCCTACTACACCCAGAAGTACGGCACCCCCATGTACGGCATCCACAAGATGTACCTGCTCATGGAAAAACAGCACAACCGGGGGCAGGACGGGGCAGGTTTGGCCAGCATCAAGATTGACACCCAGCCCGGCACCGAGTACATAGCCCGCTACCGCTCCGTCAAGACCAAGGCCATAGACGCCATCTTCGGGAAGATCAGTGAGAAGTACGCCAAGCTGCTCCGCAAGAACCCAGAAGCGGCCAAAAACATAGACTGGCTGCGCGATAATCTTCCCTTTCTAGGGGATGTGTATTTGGGCCACTTGCGCTACGGCACCCACGGCGAAAACTCAGTAGACAACTGCCACCCCATGCTGCGGGAAAACAACTGGCGCAATAGGAGCCTGGCCGTGGCCGGTAACTTCAACATGACCAACGTAGACGAGCTCTTCGGCGTCCTCACCGACCTGGGTCAGCATCCCAAGCAGAAGATTGACACCGTTACGGTGCTGGAGAAGATAGGCCACTTCTTGGACGAGGAAAACCAACGCCTCTTTGACTATTACCGCCCAGACCACAACAACCAGGAAATCACCGCCCTCATTGAAGAAAACCTGGACCTGCAGCGCGTCTTGCGGCGGGCATGCAAAGACTTTGACGGCGGCTACGCCATGGCGGGTATGACGGGTTACGGAGCCGCCTTTGTGGTGCGCGACCCTGCGGGCATCAGGCCAGCCTACTATTACGCCGACGATGAGATAGTGGTAGTGGCATCTGAAAAGCCCGCCATTAAAACCGCCTTTGGCGTAGACTACAGCCAGATTAAAGAGATTACCCCGGGCCACGCCCTCATCATTGATAAAAGCGGCATTCCTTCTGAGAGGGAGGTTCTGCCGGCCCTGGAAAAGAAATCCTGCAGCTTTGAGCGCATTTATTTCTCTAGAGGGAATGACCCAGAAATCTATCAGGAGCGCAAATCCTTAGGCAAACTGCTCTGCCCTCAGATTCTGGAAGCCATCAACCATGACCTGGAGAACACCGTTTTCTCCTACATCCCCAACACCGCCGAGACTTCTTACTACGGCATGATGGACGGCATTGAGGACTACCTCCGTAGTTACCGTAAGAAGGCCATCGCCGAGGCCGGCAATGACCCTGAGAAACTGGACAACATCTTGTCGTTCAAACCGCGGGTAGAGAAGCTGGTCATCAAGGACGCCAAACTCAGAACTTTCATCACCGACAATGACCACCGCGATGACCTGGTGGCCCACGTTTATGACACTACCTATGAGGTGGTGAAAAAAGGCGTAGACACGGTGGTGGTGATTGATGACTCCATTGTGCGCGGGACCACGCTAGAGAAAAGCATCATCAAAATGCTGGACCGCCTGGGTCCCAAGAAAATCATCATTGTCTCCTGCGCTCCCCAGATTAGATACCCAGATTGCTATGGCATTGACATGTCTAAGATGAAGGAGTTTGTGGCTTTCAGGGCCCTGATGGGCTTGCTCAAAGACAATAACCAGGAAAGCCTGGCCGAAGACGTGTACGAGCAATGCCGCCAAGCCGTGGACACCGATGCTTTCAAACAGCAGAACTTTGTACAGGCCTTGTATGAAGCCTTCACCTATGAGCAGGTAAGCGCCAAAGTAGCAGAAATTGTCACCGCCAAAGGCATTCAGGCCGAAGTACAAGTGATTTTCCAAACGGTAGATTCCTTGCATGAAGCCTGCCCTAATCACCTGGGAGACTGGTACTTCACTGGTAACTACCCAACACCAGGCGGTACTAAAGTTGTGAATCGTGCGTTCATGAATTACATGGAGAAAAACGACGGTAGAGCGTATTAA